In Corvus hawaiiensis isolate bCorHaw1 chromosome 14, bCorHaw1.pri.cur, whole genome shotgun sequence, the sequence GGACGGACGGGAATTGTGTCACGTTTGTGCTGCACGACGAGGATCACACCCTGGGCAACTCCCTGCGCTACATGGTCATGAAGAAGTGAGTGTGGCCTCTGAGGGACCTCCATGCCCTGCTCTGACCTTCTCCTTCCTGATCCACGCCTCAGCTGTCGCTGGGATGAGGCAGacgaccccaaatcccctctgtGCACGCCCTTCGAGCCTTTGTGTCAGACATGGAacccacctgctgctcctccttttctctgtgctgtgtcagGACCTTGAGAGCACCAGCAGCCCCTAAAGGGCCTGACCAGCCTCTCCTGAGCCTCCACCCACACCCTCCCCTGCCCAGGAGCCCCAGTTAAGCTCAGCCCAGGGCTTTCAgtccttcctgagctgctggaggagtaACTGGGTCATGGACTCCACTTgctgtggattccccatccctggcagtgtcccggGCtgggttggacggggcttggagcagcctgggacagtggaaggtgtccctgcccatggcaggggtggaatgagatgggctttaaggtccctctgATAAATCACTGTGACAACACAAAAGAAGCTGCTGGCCAGGACAGGGGCTCTTCCTGCTGGGGGCCAAAGCTCCAGCACCCAGCTCAGCTGGAGGGAGAGGCCCTGCAACGCCTTGGGAACTCCTCCAGTGCCCTGGACCACTCAGCCTCTTccacccagcagagcagcagcaggttggGTTACAGGGAGAATCCCAAGCACCCAGGATCCCACGTTTGGatctgcagggctggcactgctctgctgtggtgcCAGCACGGTGCCAGCTGTGTCTttgccctgcagagctccagctcaGTTCAGGCGAGATGGGTGTGAGGGAATAAGGTCACACAGGGAGTTTCCCCTCACACAGGGAGTTTCCCCTCAGCACATCTCTCCCCTCAGTCATTCTAGAAATATCCAGAGCCCCAGCAGGTGTGGGGTGCCCCAAGCCTCTGACTTCCCCGGGATGTGCCGTGGCTTGCCTGGGTTTCACcgctccctctcctctctgccctcccacagccctgacGTGGAGTTCTGTGGCTACTGCATCACCCACCCCTCAGAAAGCAAGATCAACTTCAGGATCCAGACCAGAGGTGAGGCTGGGGCTGTCCCTCCATGTCTGGGGCCCTGTTCTCAGGCCAGCTTCCTACCAGGAGTCCATTAAATAAAGAAGAGCCCTTtcccctgccctctgccaggcactgcagtgctgagccCCTGTGCTGAGCCTCACAGGCTGCTCACAGaattctgctccagcagctctgcctccaggcacctgggctggctgggagcagccctggcaccccgagctgtggggctggggaggtggCACACACCTGGGGAGGTGAGTACTGCCCTTGGGAAGCCACCTCCCATGTCCCTAATCcatcttttcctgccttttcccaaaGGGACCCTTCCTGCTGTGGAGCCGTTCAGGAAAGGGCTGAACGACCTGATGGGAGTTTGCCAACACGTGCTCAACACCTTTGAGGTGAGACATTCCTGGGGGGCTCTGGGTCTGTTCTGGCCCTTGGGCCATTCCTGAGGGGCTCCGGGTCTGTTCTGGCCCTTGGGCCATTCCTGAGGGGCTCTGGGTCTGTTCTGGCCCTTGATCCCAGAGAGGGGAGGCTGAGCTTGTGTTGGAGACACCTTTGGCAGGAGAACCTGGGAGTTTTTTGGGACAGGCTCTGCCTGATCCATGGCGTGGCCTGGCTCCCTTTCCCCCAGTCACTTCCAAAGGcacctggagctctggcagagctTCCCAGGCTCCGGGCAGAGgagtcccagcacagcagggggGTGGCTCTGTGCTCCACAAGTCACTCAGGGACATGTTGGTGACATTTGTCCTTTGCTCTTGTTTCAGAGGAGCATGAAGGAGTTCAGGGcacagaaggaggaggagatgcaGTAGCCTTTGGGATGTCCATGGATGTGTAACCTCTGTGTGTTGAATTCCCTGTGTCcaagggaagatttttttttggttggtttttttttatgacttcgatgcaaaatgtattttctttaataataaagtttattaatttagatgctgcagagctgacactgtgtcctgctcagcacagggatGGAAGGTCATAGAACATGGACACAGATTGCTCCACAGATTGGGAAATTTATGGAAAATGGGCTGGTCTTGATATTCCTCAGTCTCTGTTTTCCTTGAAACCCATTTGTCTTTATGATTTATTTGcaaaacatttacatttcagTGCAAGTTAAGCTAAAAAATCCACCCCGACacctggaaaatgttttaattgcaGGTCTTGTctcttctccccttttcctctctccatttttttccatgacAAGGTaggagggggaaagaaggaaaagagagggaaaagagagccggaaaaaccaacaaaaaatgaTCAAAAACTTGGTAAATACAactttttctgtagtttttctgaaagttttggCAAGAATGACTGTTGGAATGGAACCACATGGATTCACAGTCACATGGAATCACATGGATtggaatcacagactggtttgggttgggagggaccttcaCTCCCTCTCACGGCACCCTTGccgtggcagggacaccttccactatcccaggttgctccaagctttgtccaacctggccttgaaaatTGCTGGAAAATCACCTGGGGAATGAATTATTGCCAATAATAAATCTGAGGAAGCTCTTTCTCATATTTTGGTTGGATCTAGTGGCTCTCCCAGCTGAGATCGGACCTTCTCCACTGCCTTTCCCACCTCCCCGTGACCACGAGCACGTCTCTGTCCCTCACAGGGATTTATCCAAGCTTTGGTTGGCTTTTACAGCTGGGAATTGTcgctctccctctcctcctcacccCACACCCATCTCGAAGTGACCACACcagccttccttcccttcccacacacaTCCCCACCTTCCACCCCGAGGCAAATGGCCAGAAGTCCCttggttttcctgctggaaatgaAGAATCCTGTGAGGATCTGaatccccttccctctcctgcagAGGCAGTCGCTGGGATCAGGGGCTGGGGTCGGAGCTGGGCCCGGGGAAatgctccagctccttccaggtGGGGTAGGACACGAAGGCAAAGCTGATTCAGGCCCAGCCAGGAAAAGCCTGGGGTGGGATCGGAGGGGTCCTGCTGTCCTGGCCCTGTGCCTTGTCCTCCACAGCGACAGGGGTTTAGGAAGAGCTGTACTTGTTGCTCAGGCGGGAGCTGCTCCggtccagccccagctcctggcccgTGGCTTTCCACTTCCCGACAGATCCCTTCTCATCGGTGGGGGTGATGCTCAGGGCCGGCcgctggcaccagcagcacaggcacgACTGGGGAGACATGAGGGGGGAGAGGTCACACGTGTGGGATAcggggaaagaggaggaaatattCCCAAATTCGTGCCGGCAGCTGTCCCCGCacagtgccaggctgggaatTGCTGAGCCTTGCtggcctgcagctctgctgggtgcgGGTTTTCCAGAGTAGGGCTGGTGTGGATGGGAAATGAGGATACTGaaatttggggcattttttgtAGTTGTGTGTTCTCATCATTGGGGGACAGAAAATACAGGTGGTGCTTAGCTGGGCTCAAATCCcactccatcccatcccaaaccatcccatctccttccctttctttctcagGGCTTCACTACTCCTGGAAATTATCTACCAACTTCTTGGGCTCAAAGTTTGGAGCAGCCCCTGGTCTGATGCTTTGTGGGGATGTTCCTGTTCCAGAATGACAGGGAGTTTTTGGCTTGTCCTAAATCCTGCTCTGGCAAAAGCCTCCCCCTAGCAGGGCACTGAGCTCTCGTGTACTCGGAGCTGGGAAGAGAGGTACCTAACGGGGAAAATTTGGGATGAGGAATAAGATCAGCTTGTCCCCCTGGGCCTGGTGAccacagccaggagctctgGAGGGGTCATTCCTACCTGGAAGCAGTTCTTGAATTTCCGGCTGACGAAGTACAGAGCCACGGGGTTGATGCAGGAGTTGAGGGAGGCCATGTTGATCCCGAAATAATCCATCACCAGGAGGAAActgaggtgggaagggagagaaCAGATGTGtgagaagttcacagagaacaGAGGGAATTTCCAAGCTGCCTGGCCTGGGATCCTGCGTCTGTGGAGGAGCAGTGACTGAGAGCAGAGATGAGCACAAATCCATCCTTGCCTAAGAAAAACCACTTTTCCTTGTGAGGAGCATTCCCTGCGGAAGCCAAGAACACTGATTTCTCCTGGTGCTCCCGATGTtcccaaaccccagcacagcagcagcccctggcctgggctggattttggctggaaaggtgggaggggagggagatggACACCTCCCTCCTGGCACAAAGTGTGGAgccctcagccctgctgggagtGTTCCTGTGCCCAGGAGACCTCCTGAACCTCCAGCTTCACAGAGACATTCCAAACTTCAATTTAACCCTTCTCATGTCCCCCCACCCTCTCTGTGCCCTTCAGGAGGGCCACGCCGTCTGGGTGAGGAATTACTGAAAGCAGGAGTTGGAAGGCGGCTCCCCCACCTGctctgagcccagcagagcctgtgctgGTCCAGCTGGGGCTCCCCCAGGCCGGTGCCAGCTGTGGGGCCTCTACCTGAGCAGCTCGCAGCGGTTGGGGTCCATCTGGTCGTAGATGGTCTTCTTGAGGATGCGGCTGAGGTGCAGGGGCAGCCAGCAGAGCGCGAAGATCACCACCAGGCAGAACACGGTCTTGGCCACCTCCCGGCGCTGCCAgacagggaagggggaagatgagcactggggagcaggtcccaaatcatggaatcatggtttgggttggaagggacctcaaagctcgtCTCCTGccgccacaggcagggacatcttccaccagCCCGGGTTGCTCCTGGAGCCCGGCATCATCGGGTCCAggctgcagagagggaaagggcagcagcagctccacgtgGGCCGGACCCCTCCCCACCATCGCTGCTGGGGGCTCGGCTGGGACGGTGTTCCCTGGGACATGGGGCCTCCTCCCTCCGCCCCTCGCACTGTTACGGAGGCAAGCGGCTGCTGTTCCTCAGGGAATCATTCCCAAAGCGTGGGAGGGGACAATGAACTCTTCCCTGCGCCCCTTGTCTGGGATTTGGCACATCCAGCCTTCGGTCCAGTTTGGTGTGGGCAGACATAATGACCAGGAGAGCTTTaacagagctgggctgtggccagAAGGGTTTGGGGTCATTCCCAAGGCTGGAGATCACGGAGCTGAAGGCCCTTCTCCCTGGTTTAATCCCTGCACCAACATGCCAAGATCCGCTGCGAGGCTTTGCCAGCTCGTccttcccagggatgggagtgaccccccctccagcagctctccctcctccttggGAATCCCGGGATTCCTCCCTGGTTCTCTCACCCGTTTCATGTGGTCGTTCAGAGCGATCCTCATCCCATTCCTCTTGCTCAGCATCTCACAGGACATGAGGGTGTAGAAGATGCCTGTGCACACCAAGGGCAGGCAGAAATAGAAGCCAAAAAGCCACCAGTCCTTCACATCCTGGTAGaactgcagggaaagggagcgcagctggaaagggggaaagggcaCGAGGGGGAACCAGGGCATgagctggggctggtgctgcctgTACAGACACTCAGGATGTGTGGCAGTGTCACACTCCTGCCCTAAGAGCTCTGGGGATTGTCCTCCCCCAAGGCCGGTGCACGGGTCTGACCTAAAGATGTAAAGGCTGGTTTATAGAGAAttataaaattacagaattacacaatcatggaatcatcaaggctggaaaagacctccaagaccatccaGTTCAACCTTTGCCCAAGCACCACTGTGCCCACGGAACCTCTGTCCCGTCATCACTCTTGGAGGAGCTCCTTGGTTTGGCACAGTGGGATAATCCCGACGGATAAAGGTCTTCACTCCCTTGCTCACAATGAAAATTGACACCCCAGTAAAAGGTGCTGCTCTTTGGCCTGCTGAGACAGCGTGGGAGGTTCTGAAGCCTCCTGAGATGCCTCATGAGCTGAGGTGGGTGGTGGAGCATGGCAGAGTTTCCTGTTCTCTGGCCCCACGTTCCGCACAACTCCACCCCGCGTCACCACAATGCTGGGCTTGGCCTGACTCTGCTCTCCTGAGGCCAGAGCCCTCTCCAGAAGGATTTATCCCTGTAACCAAGCAGGGACGATCCCCAGCTGGTGGGATCCCTGTTCCCTGCATGGCTGTGGGGTGGGATGTGCATGTACCCTCATGGAGCGGGATTGGGAAGGGTACATACCCTCATGAAGCGGGATTGGGGTTGGGATTGAGGTTGGGATTGAGATGCACAGGTACCCTCATAAAGCAGGATTGGagttgggattgggattgggatgcaCACGTACCCTCATGAAGCGGGattggggttgggattggggTTGGGACTGGGATGCACACGTACCCTCATGAAGCGGGATTTCTGCTCCGAGGCCAGCATGCACACCCACAGGTGCTGCTCCCAGTAGCTCAGCTCCACCATGTCGAAGGCGATGGCCTCGGGCACTGCCAGCACGATGGCCACTGCCCAGATCAGCAGCACCTCCACGGCCTTCCACATGGGGATCCCAATGCCCTGGATCCGGCTCCAGGACGCCACTGCCCGGTACCTGCCCAAG encodes:
- the LOC125333360 gene encoding DNA-directed RNA polymerases I and III subunit RPAC2-like, whose amino-acid sequence is MAGTGGGPALETIQADGTDGNCVTFVLHDEDHTLGNSLRYMVMKNPDVEFCGYCITHPSESKINFRIQTRGTLPAVEPFRKGLNDLMGVCQHVLNTFERSMKEFRAQKEEEMQ
- the LOC125333358 gene encoding endothelin receptor type B-like isoform X1, encoding MVTRKIPARPQGHSTSTMRTPAPRCSAGPIPAPTALAVFLICLFSGTHSQTPRAFQESPVPLEVLSQEQAYSLVQPGLFRGVPLSNLSESSPGSVPSEPPLLPVCTKPADIRHVFKYINTIVSCTIFVVGIIGNSTLLRIIYKNKCMRNGPNVLIASLALGDLLYILIALPINVYKLLAKDWPFGVQVCKLVPFIQKASVGITVLSLCALSIDRYRAVASWSRIQGIGIPMWKAVEVLLIWAVAIVLAVPEAIAFDMVELSYWEQHLWVCMLASEQKSRFMRFYQDVKDWWLFGFYFCLPLVCTGIFYTLMSCEMLSKRNGMRIALNDHMKRRREVAKTVFCLVVIFALCWLPLHLSRILKKTIYDQMDPNRCELLSFLLVMDYFGINMASLNSCINPVALYFVSRKFKNCFQSCLCCWCQRPALSITPTDEKGSVGKWKATGQELGLDRSSSRLSNKYSSS
- the LOC125333358 gene encoding endothelin receptor type B-like isoform X2, translating into MRTPAPRCSAGPIPAPTALAVFLICLFSGTHSQTPRAFQESPVPLEVLSQEQAYSLVQPGLFRGVPLSNLSESSPGSVPSEPPLLPVCTKPADIRHVFKYINTIVSCTIFVVGIIGNSTLLRIIYKNKCMRNGPNVLIASLALGDLLYILIALPINVYKLLAKDWPFGVQVCKLVPFIQKASVGITVLSLCALSIDRYRAVASWSRIQGIGIPMWKAVEVLLIWAVAIVLAVPEAIAFDMVELSYWEQHLWVCMLASEQKSRFMRFYQDVKDWWLFGFYFCLPLVCTGIFYTLMSCEMLSKRNGMRIALNDHMKRRREVAKTVFCLVVIFALCWLPLHLSRILKKTIYDQMDPNRCELLSFLLVMDYFGINMASLNSCINPVALYFVSRKFKNCFQSCLCCWCQRPALSITPTDEKGSVGKWKATGQELGLDRSSSRLSNKYSSS